One Clostridia bacterium genomic region harbors:
- the cysS gene encoding cysteine--tRNA ligase translates to MIRFYNTLSRTKEEFVPIKEEVGIYSCGPTVYKYAHAGNMRAYVFVDTLVRTLKYFGYKVKSVMNITDVGHLLSDADTGEDKMAKSAKEEHKSPLEIAKFYTNAFFKDFDSLNNLRPVVVPHATDNIKEMIAIVVDLLSNGYAYETEDGIYFDISKFAGYGKLSGINLDEQLSGARVEVNSGKRHPADFALWKKATPNHIMQWDSPWGKGFPGWHIECTAMSKKYLGEVFDIHTGGVDHIPIHHENEIAQSECWLGKKTVNYWLHNEWMLFEGGKMSKSLNNGYTVTDFTNMGYSAMAFRYFCLNTHYRQKLNFSFEALTASQTAYDRLIATLYAHKQASQTTGKEVIDKYLLAYEEAISDDLNIPMALGIMYKAIKEPKSKDIFDLIVKMDTVFGLNLAKAEPKQEELTLPEEVIDLLSQRKLARQNKDFASADKLRDKLLELGYVVKDTLSGQVVDKVK, encoded by the coding sequence ATGATTAGATTTTATAACACTTTATCACGAACCAAAGAGGAATTTGTTCCTATTAAAGAAGAAGTCGGCATATATTCTTGCGGTCCAACCGTTTATAAATACGCTCACGCCGGCAATATGCGTGCTTATGTTTTTGTCGACACTCTTGTTAGAACACTTAAATACTTTGGCTACAAGGTAAAAAGCGTTATGAACATTACCGACGTAGGGCATTTGCTTTCTGACGCCGATACAGGCGAAGACAAAATGGCTAAGTCGGCAAAAGAAGAACATAAATCTCCGTTAGAAATTGCTAAATTTTACACAAACGCTTTCTTTAAAGATTTTGACAGTCTTAACAATTTGCGTCCCGTTGTAGTGCCACACGCTACTGATAATATCAAAGAAATGATAGCCATAGTCGTCGACCTACTCTCTAACGGATACGCTTACGAAACCGAAGACGGCATATATTTTGACATATCTAAGTTTGCAGGCTACGGCAAGCTGTCGGGCATTAACCTTGACGAACAACTTTCCGGCGCAAGGGTCGAAGTTAATTCAGGCAAGCGTCACCCTGCCGATTTTGCGCTTTGGAAGAAAGCTACGCCAAATCATATTATGCAATGGGACAGCCCGTGGGGCAAGGGTTTTCCGGGTTGGCACATTGAGTGTACGGCTATGAGCAAGAAGTATTTAGGCGAAGTTTTTGATATTCATACCGGCGGAGTCGACCATATTCCAATTCACCACGAAAATGAAATTGCGCAAAGCGAGTGCTGGTTAGGTAAGAAAACGGTAAATTACTGGCTTCATAACGAATGGATGTTATTTGAAGGCGGTAAAATGAGCAAATCTTTAAACAACGGCTACACCGTTACCGACTTTACAAATATGGGCTATTCGGCAATGGCATTTAGATATTTTTGCTTAAACACGCATTATAGACAAAAATTAAACTTTTCTTTCGAGGCTTTAACTGCCTCGCAAACAGCTTACGACAGATTAATAGCTACGCTTTATGCGCATAAACAAGCTAGTCAAACAACTGGCAAAGAAGTAATTGACAAATATTTGCTTGCTTACGAAGAAGCTATAAGCGACGATTTAAATATTCCTATGGCGCTAGGAATAATGTATAAGGCAATTAAAGAGCCTAAGAGCAAAGATATATTCGATTTAATTGTAAAAATGGACACAGTATTTGGCCTTAACCTTGCAAAAGCAGAACCTAAACAAGAAGAGCTAACCTTGCCCGAAGAAGTTATTGATTTATTGTCGCAACGCAAACTTGCAAGACAAAATAAAGATTTTGCAAGCGCTGACAAGCTTAGAGATAAGTTATTGGAATTAGGCTACGTAGTAAAGGACACTTTAAGCGGACAAGTTGTCGATAAGGTCAAATAG
- a CDS encoding spore cortex biosynthesis protein YabQ, translating into MDVTLSQPFIFAVFTLVGIALGLFYTVTHRSSNKVFVVIADVLYGVTSLIAVFYLNLAINCGKFSLYCFFALGLGLFIYCKTCLTSIDKVLKWLYNKATNFKEKGNDNISK; encoded by the coding sequence ATGGACGTAACGCTATCCCAACCATTTATTTTTGCCGTATTTACTCTTGTGGGAATTGCGCTAGGGCTGTTTTATACAGTTACGCACCGTAGTAGTAACAAGGTATTTGTGGTAATTGCCGATGTTTTGTATGGCGTAACTAGTCTAATAGCTGTTTTTTATCTTAATTTAGCTATTAATTGCGGTAAATTCAGTCTTTATTGCTTTTTTGCCTTAGGACTGGGACTTTTTATTTATTGCAAAACTTGTCTTACCTCTATTGACAAAGTCTTAAAGTGGTTGTATAATAAGGCAACAAACTTTAAGGAAAAGGGTAATGACAATATTTCAAAATAA
- the serS gene encoding serine--tRNA ligase, producing MLDIKLIVENKQLVEARLAKRGGAYDLDTIIELDAKRRSIIADVEAKKAERNSVTAEIAQLKRSKLDASDKIIAMGKLAETIKQLDLTLTAVQDELNSAMAVLPNMPDDDIIAGDKEQNQVIKIIGEKPNFNFKFKNHVDLCVSHNLIDYERGVKLGGNGYWIYRNKGAILEWALLNFFVEEHLADNFEFILPPHMLSYKCGYGAGQFPKFADEVYWIDGDGAQKQFMLPTAETALVNMYSGEILKESDLPIKMFAYTPCYRKEAGSYRQEERGMIRGHQFNKVEMVSIATPEQSAKAFELLVAKAERIVTKLGLHFRISKLAGADISASMARTYDIEIWLPSMNIYKEVSSVSNSNDYQARRNNTRYKDSSGKIKFVHTLNGSGLATSRLIPAIVEQCQNADGSITVPEVLRKYTGFDIIK from the coding sequence ATGTTAGACATTAAATTAATAGTAGAGAACAAACAGTTGGTAGAAGCTCGCCTAGCAAAAAGAGGCGGGGCTTACGACTTAGATACAATAATCGAGTTAGACGCTAAACGCCGTAGCATTATCGCCGACGTTGAGGCAAAAAAAGCCGAGCGAAATAGCGTAACAGCCGAGATTGCTCAGCTCAAACGCTCAAAGCTTGACGCAAGCGACAAAATTATCGCTATGGGCAAACTTGCCGAAACTATCAAGCAACTTGACTTAACCTTAACCGCAGTACAAGACGAACTTAATTCTGCAATGGCAGTGCTACCAAATATGCCCGACGACGACATTATAGCAGGCGATAAGGAACAGAATCAAGTTATAAAAATTATCGGCGAAAAGCCAAACTTTAACTTTAAATTTAAAAATCACGTAGATTTATGCGTAAGCCATAACTTAATCGACTACGAAAGAGGGGTAAAACTAGGCGGTAATGGTTATTGGATATATCGCAATAAGGGCGCAATTCTCGAATGGGCGCTACTCAACTTTTTTGTGGAAGAACATCTTGCGGATAACTTCGAGTTTATTCTTCCTCCGCACATGCTAAGCTATAAATGCGGTTATGGCGCAGGGCAATTTCCCAAATTTGCCGACGAAGTTTATTGGATAGACGGCGACGGCGCTCAAAAACAATTTATGTTGCCCACGGCCGAAACTGCGCTTGTAAATATGTATAGCGGAGAAATTTTAAAAGAAAGCGACCTACCGATTAAGATGTTTGCTTATACCCCGTGTTATCGCAAGGAAGCCGGTAGCTATCGTCAAGAAGAACGTGGTATGATACGAGGACATCAATTTAATAAGGTAGAAATGGTAAGCATAGCTACCCCCGAACAAAGCGCAAAGGCGTTTGAACTGCTCGTAGCCAAAGCCGAACGCATAGTTACTAAGCTAGGTCTACATTTTAGAATAAGCAAACTTGCAGGAGCGGATATTTCAGCCTCTATGGCTCGCACTTACGACATAGAAATATGGCTACCAAGTATGAATATTTATAAAGAAGTAAGTAGCGTATCAAATAGTAACGACTATCAAGCTAGACGCAATAACACTAGATACAAGGATAGTTCGGGCAAAATTAAATTTGTGCACACCTTAAACGGTAGCGGTCTAGCTACAAGTAGATTAATACCCGCTATTGTCGAACAATGCCAAAATGCCGACGGAAGCATTACAGTACCCGAAGTTTTGCGTAAATATACAGGTTTTGATATAATAAAATAA